One window of the Spea bombifrons isolate aSpeBom1 chromosome 8, aSpeBom1.2.pri, whole genome shotgun sequence genome contains the following:
- the LOC128503347 gene encoding RING finger protein 39-like translates to MSAVGSMRELQEGAVCPLCGGYFEDPVTTECRHSYCRGCLVAHAGGKDADGGQLICPRCGRAMGWKGVTTDVQLGVTTRIARRLNFQPLTPRRKKDGEKGHSMT, encoded by the exons ATGTCTGCCGTGGGGTCCATGAGAGAGCTGCAGGAGGGCGCCGTCTGCCCACTGTGCGGCGGCTACTTTGAGGACCCGGTGACCACTGAATGTCGCCATTCCTATTGTCGAGGTTGCCTGGTGGCCCACGCGGGCGGAAAAGATGCTGACGGTGGGCAGCTCATTTGCCCCAGATGCGGACGAGCCATGGGGTGGAAGGGGGTGACGACAGATGTCCAACTTGGAGTGACCACCCGCATCGCCCGGCGACTTAATTTCCAACCTCTGACACCCAGAAGAAAGAAAGACGGGGAAAAAG ggcATTCAATGACCTGA